The Nitrospirota bacterium genome includes a window with the following:
- a CDS encoding RES family NAD+ phosphorylase, which translates to MAARLNLAALSSLTPLPFEKSVYRVVFQSLRGKILSTEGNRYYPGRYHLVGETGVLYSSLKEEIAIKEIERHAPRNMWEEKLVVGEINIRLYKVLDLTQASNLKKLGLSRENLISPDYSTTQAISLAARQAGLQGLIVPSATSQGDNLIVFENNLGEGCFIEIKKAFRSTKSLIVRYIFRGEELNGRSNSFQGCPL; encoded by the coding sequence ATGGCAGCGCGGCTCAATCTCGCGGCGTTATCCTCTCTTACGCCTCTTCCCTTTGAAAAATCTGTTTACAGGGTTGTTTTTCAAAGCCTTCGAGGTAAGATTCTTTCTACTGAAGGCAACCGATATTACCCTGGCCGTTATCACTTAGTAGGAGAAACTGGAGTTCTCTACAGTTCACTTAAAGAGGAGATTGCAATAAAAGAGATCGAACGCCATGCCCCACGGAACATGTGGGAAGAAAAGTTGGTTGTAGGTGAGATTAATATCAGGCTTTATAAGGTGCTGGACCTTACGCAGGCCTCTAACCTTAAAAAACTTGGACTGTCAAGAGAGAACCTTATTTCGCCTGATTATTCGACCACCCAGGCTATTAGCCTGGCAGCAAGACAGGCTGGACTCCAGGGGCTCATCGTGCCATCGGCTACCAGCCAGGGTGACAATCTGATCGTTTTTGAGAATAATCTTGGCGAAGGATGTTTTATTGAGATTAAAAAAGCATTTCGCTCTACAAAATCACTGATAGTAAGATACATTTTCAGAGGTGAGGAACTAAATGGCAGAAGTAATTCCTTTCAAGGGTGTCCTTTATAA